The proteins below are encoded in one region of Aquisphaera giovannonii:
- a CDS encoding GH116 family glycosyl-hydrolase, with protein sequence MGNGESPCSGPGCCGSRREFLQAVGLGGLAALGSGRSGEARAMAGPFEADDFAKLVPPDKKLAPDWVKSLTARGEPQVYRGDDLATIGMPVGGLCAGQLYLGGDGRLWHWDIFNRHQATGPEHYEHPMPARSPVDQGFAVKVKSQAGAEVRTLDRQGFADVRFRGEYPIGLVAYRDAGAPVEVSLRAFSPLIPLNTDDSSLPATILEYTVKNASPAGVEVELGGWLENAVGLDTGAAPDGRRRNRAVREGDLLALVCEAEPAVESPNRGPRPAIVLGDFEGGTYGTWKPSGVAMGETPSGGAPTPEQRLSGFIGKGLVNTWVKDDGPRGRLVSAPFTVERDYVNFLIGGGNHPGETCINLKVGGKVVRTATGRDTDRMAWATWSVRDLDGKAAVLEIVDEHSGGWGHIDIDQVEMSDEPRVPKVPLARRPDFGTMCLVLLDAAPTDRAMPAITTGPASDAIFAGAPPETAPIGHKLVGALSRSWKLAPGEEARVRFAITWHFPNLSLPGTRLPADLGRHYATRFPSALDVARFLQKEQARLVAETTLWHDTWYDSTLPYWFLDRTFANTSILATSTCHRFRNGRFYGWEGVGCCAGTCTHVWHYAQAVARLFPELERILRERVDYAEGVGFEPRTGMISHRAEEPVGPAVDGQAGNILRAYREHQMSADASFLKRLWPGVKRSLEYLILQDVNSDGLLEGAQHNTLDAQWFGLVPWLSSLYLAALAAGEAMAREVDDEGFAARCRAIREKGSRNLITATWNDEFGYFVQRADPSHAKAVGSYDGCEIDQVFGQHWAFQVGLGRILDADRVRRALKSLWTYNFAPDVGPYRAANKPGRWYAMPGEAGLLMVTFPNGNRPGIDDPTGGWSTMYFNECMNGFEYQVAGHMIWEGLVEEGLAITRAIHDRYDASRRNPWNEVECGDHYARSMASYGVYLAACGFEYHGPRGYLAFAPRLSPGDFRAAFTAAEGWGTFSQQRRGDGFTATVRVRWGRLSLKELKLVPGGKQPPAKVSVQIDGQPLEGVVIRWEPEGSAVRVVLPKRLTIEADRTLGVTLA encoded by the coding sequence ATGGGAAATGGAGAGAGCCCCTGCTCGGGCCCCGGATGCTGCGGCAGCCGCCGCGAGTTCCTCCAGGCCGTCGGCCTGGGCGGGCTGGCGGCCCTCGGCTCGGGCCGAAGCGGCGAGGCCCGCGCGATGGCCGGGCCTTTCGAGGCCGACGACTTCGCGAAGCTCGTGCCGCCCGACAAGAAGCTCGCGCCGGACTGGGTGAAGTCGCTCACCGCGCGGGGCGAGCCGCAGGTGTACCGCGGCGACGACCTCGCGACGATCGGGATGCCCGTCGGCGGCCTCTGCGCGGGGCAGCTCTACCTGGGCGGGGACGGCCGGCTCTGGCACTGGGACATCTTCAACCGCCATCAGGCGACGGGTCCCGAGCACTACGAGCACCCGATGCCCGCGCGATCGCCCGTGGACCAGGGCTTCGCCGTGAAGGTCAAGTCGCAGGCCGGCGCCGAGGTCCGCACGCTCGATCGGCAGGGCTTCGCGGACGTCCGATTCCGCGGCGAGTACCCGATCGGCCTGGTCGCGTACCGGGATGCCGGCGCCCCGGTCGAGGTCTCGCTCCGGGCCTTCTCGCCGCTCATCCCGCTGAACACCGACGACTCCAGCCTGCCGGCGACGATCCTGGAGTACACCGTCAAGAACGCGTCGCCGGCCGGCGTCGAGGTCGAGCTGGGAGGCTGGCTGGAGAACGCCGTGGGCCTGGACACCGGGGCGGCCCCCGACGGCCGGCGGAGGAACCGGGCGGTTCGCGAGGGCGACCTGCTCGCCCTCGTCTGCGAGGCCGAGCCGGCGGTCGAGTCCCCGAATCGCGGGCCGCGGCCGGCGATCGTCCTGGGCGACTTCGAGGGGGGCACGTACGGGACATGGAAGCCTTCCGGCGTCGCGATGGGCGAGACGCCGAGCGGCGGGGCGCCGACGCCGGAGCAGCGGCTCTCGGGCTTCATCGGCAAGGGGCTCGTCAACACCTGGGTGAAGGACGACGGGCCGAGGGGCAGGCTCGTCTCGGCCCCGTTCACGGTCGAACGCGATTACGTCAACTTCCTGATCGGCGGCGGGAATCACCCGGGCGAGACGTGCATCAACCTGAAGGTCGGCGGCAAGGTCGTCCGCACGGCGACGGGCCGGGACACGGATCGGATGGCCTGGGCCACCTGGTCCGTCCGAGACCTGGACGGCAAGGCGGCCGTCCTGGAGATCGTGGACGAGCACTCCGGCGGATGGGGCCATATCGACATCGACCAGGTCGAGATGTCGGATGAGCCGAGGGTCCCGAAGGTCCCGCTCGCGAGGCGGCCGGACTTCGGCACGATGTGCCTGGTCCTCCTCGACGCGGCGCCGACCGACCGGGCGATGCCGGCCATCACCACGGGGCCCGCGAGCGATGCGATCTTCGCCGGCGCGCCGCCCGAGACGGCCCCGATCGGGCACAAACTGGTGGGCGCGCTATCCCGCTCGTGGAAGCTCGCCCCGGGCGAGGAGGCCCGCGTCCGGTTCGCGATCACCTGGCATTTCCCGAACCTGTCGCTGCCGGGGACGCGGCTCCCGGCGGACCTCGGCCGGCACTATGCCACGCGGTTCCCCTCGGCGCTCGATGTCGCGCGGTTCCTCCAGAAGGAGCAGGCGCGGCTCGTCGCCGAGACGACGCTCTGGCATGACACCTGGTACGACTCCACGCTCCCCTACTGGTTCCTCGACCGGACGTTCGCCAACACGTCCATCCTCGCCACCTCGACGTGCCACCGATTCCGCAACGGCCGCTTCTACGGGTGGGAGGGCGTCGGCTGCTGCGCGGGGACGTGCACGCACGTCTGGCACTACGCCCAGGCCGTCGCCCGACTGTTCCCCGAGCTGGAGCGGATCCTCCGGGAGCGGGTGGACTATGCCGAAGGGGTCGGCTTCGAGCCCAGGACCGGCATGATCAGCCACCGGGCCGAGGAACCCGTCGGCCCGGCGGTGGACGGGCAAGCCGGCAACATCCTGCGGGCGTACCGGGAACACCAGATGTCCGCGGACGCGTCGTTCCTGAAGCGGCTGTGGCCGGGCGTGAAGAGGTCGTTGGAGTACCTCATCCTCCAGGACGTAAACTCCGACGGCCTGCTCGAAGGGGCCCAGCACAACACGCTGGACGCGCAGTGGTTCGGCCTCGTCCCCTGGCTCAGCTCCCTCTACCTCGCCGCCCTGGCGGCCGGCGAGGCGATGGCCCGCGAGGTCGATGACGAGGGCTTCGCGGCCCGCTGCCGGGCGATCCGCGAGAAGGGGTCTAGGAACCTCATCACCGCGACCTGGAACGACGAGTTCGGCTACTTCGTCCAGCGCGCGGACCCCTCGCACGCGAAGGCGGTCGGCTCGTACGACGGCTGCGAGATCGACCAGGTCTTCGGCCAGCACTGGGCCTTCCAGGTCGGCCTCGGCCGGATCCTGGACGCGGATCGGGTCCGACGCGCGTTGAAGTCGCTCTGGACGTACAATTTCGCCCCCGACGTCGGGCCGTACCGCGCCGCAAACAAGCCCGGCCGCTGGTACGCGATGCCCGGCGAGGCCGGCCTGCTGATGGTCACCTTCCCGAACGGCAACCGCCCGGGGATCGACGACCCGACGGGCGGCTGGTCCACGATGTATTTCAATGAATGTATGAACGGGTTCGAGTACCAGGTCGCCGGCCACATGATCTGGGAGGGCCTGGTGGAGGAGGGCCTGGCGATCACCCGGGCGATCCACGACCGCTACGATGCCTCCCGCCGGAACCCGTGGAACGAGGTCGAGTGCGGCGACCACTACGCGCGGTCGATGGCCAGCTACGGCGTGTACCTCGCCGCGTGCGGCTTCGAGTACCACGGCCCGAGGGGCTACCTGGCGTTCGCGCCCCGTCTTTCGCCGGGCGACTTCCGCGCGGCGTTCACCGCGGCCGAGGGCTGGGGCACGTTCTCGCAGCAGCGCCGGGGCGACGGGTTCACGGCGACGGTCCGCGTCCGCTGGGGCCGGCTCTCGCTCAAGGAGCTGAAGCTGGTCCCGGGCGGCAAGCAGCCGCCCGCGAAGGTGAGCGTGCAGATCGACGGCCAGCCGCTCGAAGGCGTCGTGATCCGATGGGAGCCCGAGGGCTCGGCGGTCCGAGTCGTGCTTCCGAAGCGACTGACGATCGAGGCGGACCGGACACTCGGCGTGACCCTGGCATGA
- a CDS encoding DUF1559 domain-containing protein translates to MVRDRRHRGFTLIELLVVIAIIAVLIALLLPAVQSAREAARRAQCVNNLKQIGLAIHNYHSATNAVPWGDGPWWNEWSAHTLLLPYIEQGPLYNAINFGDGFPSGSADWVAGAPYNTTVTYARVAAFLCPSDDDRLTNPFGHNNYMANSGSAPNSCYGGIAGTPAWSSPTAGPLIFSSDAYHLYGGTYGGSAISMASITDGLSNTAAFSERVKAIGSNTTPASAPFDGSKPTASLAVPAAVDTKLEGSPQAYYQVCIQTPPVPGSSNNDAAADGNDDNISGSLWAMGIPAASRYVHVMTPNTWSCRSGLQIAHVASSRHPGIVNVLFCDGSVKAVKSTIDKSTWWGLGTRGGGEVISADAY, encoded by the coding sequence ATGGTAAGGGACCGTCGTCATCGCGGCTTCACGCTGATCGAGCTGCTCGTCGTCATCGCCATCATCGCCGTGCTCATCGCGCTGCTGCTGCCGGCCGTCCAGTCCGCCCGCGAGGCCGCGCGTCGGGCGCAGTGCGTGAACAACCTCAAGCAGATCGGCCTCGCCATCCACAACTACCACAGCGCGACGAACGCCGTACCCTGGGGAGACGGCCCCTGGTGGAATGAATGGTCGGCCCATACGCTGCTGCTCCCCTACATCGAGCAGGGCCCGCTGTACAATGCCATCAACTTCGGGGACGGCTTCCCGAGCGGGAGTGCCGACTGGGTGGCCGGCGCACCTTACAACACGACCGTGACCTACGCACGGGTGGCGGCCTTCCTGTGCCCCTCGGACGACGACCGCCTCACCAACCCCTTCGGCCACAACAATTACATGGCCAACTCGGGCTCCGCCCCGAATTCCTGCTACGGCGGCATCGCGGGGACGCCGGCCTGGAGCAGCCCCACCGCGGGGCCGTTGATCTTCTCGTCCGACGCCTATCACCTCTACGGCGGGACGTACGGCGGCAGCGCCATCTCCATGGCGTCGATCACGGACGGCCTGAGCAACACGGCGGCATTCAGCGAGCGGGTCAAGGCCATCGGGTCGAATACGACCCCGGCGAGCGCCCCCTTCGACGGCTCGAAGCCCACGGCCTCGCTCGCCGTGCCGGCCGCCGTGGACACGAAGCTCGAGGGCTCGCCGCAGGCGTATTATCAGGTCTGCATCCAGACGCCCCCGGTCCCCGGGTCGTCCAACAACGACGCGGCTGCGGACGGCAATGACGACAACATTTCCGGCTCGCTGTGGGCCATGGGAATCCCCGCGGCGAGCCGTTATGTCCACGTCATGACGCCCAACACGTGGAGCTGCCGCAGCGGCCTCCAGATCGCCCACGTCGCCAGCAGCCGCCACCCGGGCATCGTCAACGTCCTCTTCTGCGACGGCTCGGTGAAGGCCGTCAAGTCGACGATCGACAAGTCGACGTGGTGGGGCCTCGGCACCCGAGGCGGCGGCGAGGTGATCTCCGCGGACGCCTACTGA
- a CDS encoding sigma-70 family RNA polymerase sigma factor, with protein MSRGEKEAEFSERLIRLQVQLFGYIYSLVRDMDDADDLYQQTCLALWKKIDEYDPARSFAAWAFGIARFEVSNFLRSRSRSKLYFSDELNLLLAEAHGEIDLGNVEDRLEAMNDCINKLRRRDQELLDACYRRSMRVAEVAQTWGRSSQSIHNSLKRLRQAIQECVRRTLSRESMA; from the coding sequence ATGAGCCGAGGGGAGAAGGAAGCGGAGTTCTCGGAGCGGCTGATCCGGCTCCAGGTCCAGCTCTTCGGCTACATCTATTCCCTCGTGCGCGACATGGACGATGCGGACGACCTCTACCAGCAGACGTGCCTGGCCCTCTGGAAGAAGATCGACGAGTACGACCCGGCGCGGAGCTTCGCGGCCTGGGCGTTCGGGATCGCCCGGTTCGAGGTCTCCAACTTCCTCCGCTCCCGGAGCCGGTCCAAGCTCTATTTCAGCGACGAGCTCAACCTGCTGCTGGCCGAGGCGCACGGCGAGATCGACCTCGGGAACGTCGAGGACCGGCTCGAGGCGATGAACGATTGCATTAACAAGCTCCGCCGTCGCGACCAGGAGCTGCTCGACGCCTGCTATCGGCGGTCGATGCGGGTCGCGGAGGTGGCCCAGACCTGGGGCCGGTCTTCCCAGAGCATCCACAATTCCCTGAAGCGACTCCGGCAGGCGATCCAGGAGTGCGTGCGGCGCACCCTCTCGAGGGAAAGCATGGCATGA
- a CDS encoding FecR domain-containing protein encodes MSHEEPPNEPPRLGELIELYCDGLIDDAGLRELEALLRGSDAARLEFVRAFHAHTELAFAVRSRRATDEVLESVLAGRAQADPPPRPGGVAAGTGPARRWRRPAAIAGIAAGALLAAGACAWYLRGGRGVPAGHDPSATRGGGLPFGNVAWLLNAQDCVWAGSEAEMPGRDMRSGKILRLRSGLAEIEFEQGARVLLHGPAEFVLLGGSSARLVQGSLTARVPEPARGFTVFSPRGKVIDLGTEFGLSVDEDGATTVRVFEGLVEASPLESAEWPSNTLQLRSDQAARLDRQRAVVATEAPTAAQPFIRSIVPPSLIVPRSDALDFARLVQGSLLDRTGNGTGLTHRLPGTGTALPARDPNLRIDTAERALWLTTTRSDLNTQDGMPGGEYLGFRLADLGLARDEDFEVGATFSQIPGLRPVGQFGLYAGADSRASIRGGLISRQEQDRYNLFLVNNKSGIDQDLNEVGLMTRGQDLRLTLRRFGGRYSLLVENLSRGSSNTLTVKHPDYLDGAADLYVGVFGANPQTEVSRTLTIKGLKATVWTRPTEAAGGNATGDRR; translated from the coding sequence ATGAGCCACGAGGAACCACCGAACGAGCCCCCCCGGCTGGGCGAGCTGATCGAGCTGTATTGCGACGGCCTCATCGACGACGCGGGCCTGCGCGAGCTCGAGGCCCTGCTGCGCGGCAGCGACGCGGCCCGGCTCGAGTTCGTGAGGGCCTTCCACGCGCACACCGAGCTGGCCTTCGCCGTCCGCTCCCGCCGCGCCACCGACGAGGTGCTCGAGAGCGTCCTGGCGGGCCGGGCTCAGGCCGACCCGCCTCCGCGGCCCGGAGGGGTCGCGGCGGGGACCGGGCCGGCCCGGCGATGGCGCCGGCCCGCGGCGATCGCCGGGATCGCCGCGGGGGCCCTGCTCGCGGCCGGGGCCTGCGCCTGGTACCTGCGCGGGGGTCGGGGCGTCCCGGCGGGCCACGACCCGTCGGCCACGCGGGGGGGCGGGCTGCCCTTCGGCAACGTGGCCTGGCTGCTGAACGCCCAGGATTGCGTCTGGGCGGGATCCGAGGCCGAGATGCCGGGGCGCGACATGAGGTCCGGCAAGATCCTCCGCCTCCGCTCCGGCCTGGCCGAGATCGAGTTCGAGCAGGGGGCCCGCGTCCTCCTCCACGGCCCGGCCGAGTTCGTGCTCCTGGGGGGCAGCTCGGCCCGGCTCGTGCAGGGCTCGCTCACCGCGCGCGTGCCCGAGCCGGCGCGCGGCTTCACGGTCTTCTCGCCCCGCGGCAAGGTCATCGACCTGGGGACGGAGTTCGGCCTGTCGGTGGACGAGGACGGCGCCACGACGGTGCGCGTGTTCGAAGGGCTCGTCGAGGCGTCCCCGCTGGAATCCGCGGAATGGCCGAGCAACACCCTCCAGCTCCGGAGCGACCAGGCCGCCCGCCTGGATCGCCAGCGGGCCGTCGTGGCTACGGAGGCCCCGACGGCAGCCCAACCCTTCATCCGCTCGATCGTCCCGCCCTCCCTGATCGTCCCCCGTTCCGACGCGCTGGACTTCGCCAGGCTGGTGCAGGGCTCGCTCCTCGATAGGACGGGGAACGGCACCGGCCTGACCCATCGCCTGCCGGGCACCGGCACGGCGCTGCCGGCCCGGGATCCGAACCTCCGCATCGACACGGCCGAGCGTGCCCTCTGGCTGACCACGACCCGCAGCGACCTGAATACCCAGGACGGGATGCCGGGCGGCGAGTACCTGGGCTTCCGGCTGGCCGACCTCGGGCTGGCCCGCGACGAGGACTTCGAGGTCGGGGCCACGTTCTCCCAGATCCCCGGGCTCAGGCCGGTCGGCCAGTTCGGCCTGTACGCCGGGGCGGACAGCAGGGCCAGTATCCGCGGCGGCCTCATCAGCCGGCAGGAGCAGGACCGGTACAACCTCTTCCTCGTGAACAACAAGTCGGGGATCGACCAGGACCTCAACGAGGTCGGCCTGATGACGCGAGGCCAGGACCTGCGCCTGACCCTGCGACGGTTCGGCGGCCGGTACTCCCTCCTGGTCGAGAACCTCTCGCGGGGATCCTCGAATACCCTCACCGTCAAGCACCCGGATTACCTCGACGGCGCCGCCGACCTCTACGTGGGCGTCTTCGGCGCCAATCCCCAGACCGAGGTCTCCAGGACGCTCACGATCAAGGGGCTGAAGGCCACCGTCTGGACGCGCCCGACGGAGGCCGCCGGCGGCAATGCCACGGGCGACCGCCGGTGA
- a CDS encoding glycosyl hydrolase yields MTRSPLLALSALLALLAPFAEAAEDDAARPSLEGRFARPPADARMLKIIHSWPDPPAKQDEVMRSLEAQGFGGMVSNVSFEGYLESPPRWEAFARAVDEARRRGFAQWLYDERGYPSGNAGGIVLRDHPEWEARGLLVAQGVTAGKPVSLASPQGRVVLAAAFPMRDGAIDMAGKIDLAARVQSGRLEWEPPATGGPWRVLLITEDRLYEGTHADSNLSDKRPYINLLVPEATRYFLDVTHRRYADRLGKDLGGLFIASFTDEPSLMSVFMRPMPYAALPWSPRLAAEFRARRGYPLEPALSALVAEAGPVGPKARHDFWLTIAELVSENYFGAIRDWCRGHGLLSGGHLLMEESLAAHVPLYGDLFRCVRMLDAPGMDCLTSLPPEVPWYVARMVAGAGELEGNTVVMSETSDHAQRHRPPGDRRPIRDVTEAEIRGTLNRLLVGGVNCITSYYSFHGLPDDAVRRLNEGFGRCATMLRGTHPVADVAVVYPIESAWVRFTPSRLWTGDCPAAGAFDALFRDAMEGLFGARREFLVVDSRALAEAKPVDGTLFHKDQAWRVIVLPGADTMPIAAWENLAQFAREGGVVIALGKLPANSEAEFPSPRVREIAREVFGPAGPGPTATANERGGGGIYLPPGSESLLPIALRGVLGPDLEVGGNPGPVRMTHRRGEDHDLYFVINDSPRPWTGVLTLPADAGAGPVTRWDPADGRGYAIGPRPAASLTLGPYGATLLRSPPVRPVPRKPLVSGPLPGLAVSRLDPGPPTLGHGEFVRGELRTLAGAKDGRPARYESVARLTKAGVDVHAFVQFRFDRPRSLSPGDCVVVDVTVPPGQATSTELLVFLHEAGGGDFLATAARSLAEPGRIRSIIPVGRFRRFEGAKDADGLLDPSRIGAISVGWGGYKGVEGEVIRFEVEPPLRGEVR; encoded by the coding sequence ATGACCCGATCGCCACTCCTCGCCCTGTCGGCCCTGCTGGCCCTGCTCGCGCCCTTCGCGGAGGCCGCCGAAGACGATGCGGCCCGGCCGTCCCTCGAGGGGCGGTTCGCCAGGCCCCCGGCGGACGCGCGGATGCTCAAGATCATCCATTCCTGGCCCGACCCCCCGGCGAAGCAGGACGAGGTCATGCGCTCGCTGGAAGCCCAGGGATTCGGGGGGATGGTGAGCAACGTCTCGTTCGAGGGCTACCTGGAGAGCCCGCCCCGCTGGGAGGCCTTCGCCCGGGCGGTCGACGAGGCGAGGCGGAGGGGCTTCGCGCAATGGCTGTACGACGAGCGCGGTTATCCGTCCGGCAACGCCGGGGGGATCGTCCTCCGCGACCATCCGGAGTGGGAGGCCCGCGGGCTGCTCGTCGCCCAGGGCGTGACCGCGGGGAAGCCGGTCTCGCTGGCCTCGCCCCAGGGCCGCGTCGTCCTCGCCGCGGCGTTCCCGATGCGCGACGGGGCGATCGACATGGCGGGGAAGATCGACCTCGCCGCCCGGGTGCAGTCCGGCCGCCTCGAGTGGGAGCCTCCCGCGACGGGAGGGCCGTGGCGCGTCCTGCTGATCACCGAGGATCGGCTCTACGAGGGGACGCACGCCGACTCCAACCTGTCGGACAAGCGGCCGTACATCAACCTGCTGGTGCCCGAGGCGACCCGATACTTCCTGGACGTGACCCATCGCCGGTACGCCGACCGGCTGGGGAAGGACCTCGGCGGCCTGTTCATCGCCTCGTTCACGGACGAGCCGTCGCTCATGAGCGTGTTCATGCGGCCGATGCCCTACGCCGCCCTGCCCTGGTCCCCTCGGCTTGCGGCCGAGTTCCGGGCGCGCCGGGGCTACCCGCTGGAGCCGGCCCTGTCCGCGCTCGTCGCCGAGGCCGGCCCGGTCGGCCCGAAGGCCCGCCACGACTTCTGGCTGACGATCGCCGAGCTCGTCTCCGAGAACTACTTCGGCGCGATCCGCGACTGGTGCCGGGGACACGGGCTGCTCTCCGGGGGCCACCTGCTCATGGAGGAGAGCCTCGCCGCGCACGTGCCGCTCTACGGCGACCTCTTCCGGTGCGTCCGGATGCTGGACGCGCCGGGCATGGACTGCCTGACGAGCCTGCCGCCGGAGGTTCCCTGGTACGTCGCGAGGATGGTCGCCGGCGCGGGGGAACTGGAGGGGAACACCGTCGTGATGAGTGAGACCTCGGACCACGCCCAGCGTCATCGGCCCCCGGGCGACCGGCGGCCGATCCGCGACGTCACCGAGGCGGAGATCCGGGGGACGCTCAACCGCCTGCTCGTCGGCGGCGTGAATTGCATCACGAGCTACTACAGCTTCCACGGCCTGCCCGATGACGCCGTCCGGAGGCTGAACGAGGGATTCGGGCGCTGCGCCACCATGCTCCGGGGGACGCATCCGGTCGCGGACGTCGCGGTCGTCTACCCGATCGAGAGCGCCTGGGTCCGGTTCACGCCGTCTCGGCTCTGGACCGGGGACTGCCCGGCCGCGGGCGCGTTCGACGCCCTCTTCCGGGACGCGATGGAGGGCCTCTTCGGGGCCCGCCGCGAGTTCCTGGTCGTCGATTCCAGGGCCCTGGCCGAGGCGAAGCCCGTGGACGGGACCCTCTTCCACAAGGACCAGGCGTGGCGCGTGATCGTCCTCCCCGGCGCGGATACGATGCCGATCGCCGCGTGGGAGAACCTGGCGCAGTTCGCCCGCGAGGGGGGCGTCGTCATCGCGCTGGGCAAGCTGCCGGCCAACAGCGAGGCCGAGTTCCCCTCTCCCCGCGTGCGGGAGATCGCCCGCGAGGTCTTCGGGCCGGCCGGGCCGGGCCCTACTGCGACGGCGAACGAACGGGGCGGAGGGGGCATCTACCTGCCTCCCGGGTCGGAGTCCCTGCTGCCGATCGCCCTCCGCGGCGTGCTCGGGCCCGACCTGGAGGTGGGCGGCAATCCCGGGCCGGTGCGGATGACGCATCGCCGGGGGGAGGACCACGACCTCTATTTCGTGATCAATGACTCGCCGCGTCCCTGGACGGGCGTCTTGACCTTGCCGGCTGACGCGGGGGCCGGGCCGGTCACCCGCTGGGACCCGGCCGACGGCCGCGGTTACGCCATTGGGCCGCGGCCGGCGGCCTCGCTCACTCTCGGGCCCTACGGTGCGACCCTCCTCCGGTCCCCGCCGGTGCGGCCGGTCCCCCGGAAGCCCCTGGTCTCGGGCCCGCTGCCGGGCCTCGCCGTGAGCCGGCTCGATCCCGGCCCGCCGACGCTCGGGCACGGGGAGTTCGTCCGGGGCGAGCTGCGGACCCTCGCGGGAGCGAAGGACGGCCGCCCGGCCCGGTACGAGTCCGTCGCCCGGCTCACGAAGGCCGGCGTGGACGTCCACGCTTTCGTCCAGTTCCGCTTCGACCGGCCGAGGTCGCTGTCGCCCGGCGATTGCGTCGTCGTCGACGTCACGGTCCCGCCCGGCCAGGCGACTTCCACCGAGCTGCTCGTCTTCCTGCACGAGGCGGGCGGGGGGGACTTCCTCGCGACGGCCGCCCGGTCGCTCGCCGAGCCGGGGCGGATCCGGAGCATCATCCCCGTCGGCCGGTTCCGGCGATTTGAGGGGGCGAAGGACGCCGACGGCCTCCTCGATCCCTCGCGCATCGGCGCCATCAGCGTGGGATGGGGAGGCTACAAGGGGGTCGAGGGGGAGGTCATCCGCTTCGAGGTCGAGCCGCCGCTTCGCGGCGAGGTCCGCTGA
- a CDS encoding tetratricopeptide repeat protein: MLFVVGGIVLVACAGAAIWALARRGEDPDSLWSRAERAFLSGDHATARRGLHRLRRLRDRSPRDLMLEAQLALAEGRPEAAREALARIADGQPLAAQARLLEGRMSRQAKRLRDAEASFLRALRVDPRQVEARKELVYIYGIQLRRVEVDAQFRALAALTPLSHRDLFAWALTHYTTWRPEIAVELQGYIDADPSDRASRLALCEYLVDQPGREAQVEAVIAEMPPDDPDALAVRIALALNKGDLERARALLAAAPEDHPRIARMRGQLAMRRRDVDAAIRCFTAALTAEPYDRISPMELAQAFRLKGDEAAAAKHLDRVRRLNEVFNLVMKIRSPEQASRPSDLLAVARACESAGLLDEARGWYTLVIAASPLDAEAQQALARLPRPAAMPAATAVTKG, from the coding sequence TTGTTGTTCGTCGTCGGCGGCATCGTCCTCGTCGCCTGCGCGGGAGCCGCAATCTGGGCGCTCGCCCGTCGCGGCGAGGATCCCGACAGCCTCTGGTCGCGGGCCGAGCGGGCGTTCCTCTCGGGCGATCATGCGACGGCCCGCCGAGGCCTGCACCGGCTCCGCCGGCTCCGCGACAGGTCGCCCCGCGACCTGATGCTCGAGGCCCAGCTCGCGCTCGCCGAGGGCCGTCCGGAGGCCGCTCGCGAGGCCCTCGCCCGGATCGCCGACGGCCAGCCCCTCGCGGCCCAGGCCCGGCTCCTGGAAGGGCGGATGTCCCGCCAGGCGAAGCGGCTCAGGGATGCCGAGGCGAGCTTCCTCCGCGCGCTGAGGGTCGACCCCCGCCAGGTCGAGGCCCGCAAGGAGCTCGTCTACATCTACGGCATCCAGCTCCGCCGCGTCGAGGTGGACGCCCAGTTCCGCGCCCTCGCCGCGCTCACACCCCTCTCGCACCGCGACCTCTTCGCCTGGGCGCTGACGCACTACACGACATGGCGGCCCGAGATCGCCGTCGAGCTCCAGGGCTACATCGACGCCGACCCCTCGGACCGCGCCAGCCGCCTGGCCCTCTGCGAATACCTCGTAGATCAGCCCGGGCGTGAGGCCCAGGTGGAGGCCGTCATCGCGGAGATGCCGCCCGACGACCCGGACGCCCTCGCCGTGCGGATCGCCCTCGCGCTCAACAAGGGGGACCTGGAGCGGGCCCGGGCCCTGCTCGCCGCCGCGCCGGAGGACCACCCGCGGATCGCCCGGATGCGCGGGCAGCTCGCGATGAGGCGGCGGGACGTGGACGCGGCGATCCGGTGCTTCACCGCCGCCCTCACCGCCGAGCCCTACGACCGGATCTCGCCCATGGAGCTGGCCCAGGCCTTCCGCCTGAAGGGCGACGAGGCCGCCGCGGCGAAGCACCTGGACCGCGTGCGACGCCTCAACGAAGTCTTCAACCTGGTCATGAAGATCCGGTCGCCGGAGCAGGCCAGCCGCCCCTCCGACCTCCTCGCCGTCGCACGGGCCTGCGAGTCCGCGGGCCTGCTCGACGAGGCCCGCGGCTGGTACACCCTCGTCATCGCCGCCAGCCCCCTCGACGCCGAGGCCCAGCAGGCGCTCGCCAGGCTGCCCCGACCGGCCGCGATGCCCGCGGCCACGGCCGTCACGAAAGGCTGA